The following proteins come from a genomic window of Dehalococcoidia bacterium:
- a CDS encoding histidine phosphatase family protein, giving the protein MTVEIWFETHSISTDNEAGLASGWLPGRLSEAGRRLAAELGERRRGGGFAVVFVSDLERALETARIAFAGSDVPIRRDARLRECNYGELNGMPVARLAAERSRRIDIPFPGGQSYRQVVASTSDFLRDLAAGWDQKRVLIISHSANRWALESLLGGRWLEELVDAPFAWREGWRFLLPSGWAAERGAATVTRA; this is encoded by the coding sequence ATGACCGTCGAGATCTGGTTCGAAACCCACTCGATCTCCACCGACAACGAGGCCGGTCTCGCCAGCGGTTGGTTGCCGGGGAGGCTCTCGGAAGCAGGCCGGCGGCTCGCGGCCGAGCTGGGCGAGCGGCGCCGCGGTGGAGGGTTCGCGGTGGTATTCGTCTCCGACCTGGAGCGAGCGCTGGAAACGGCGCGCATCGCCTTCGCAGGAAGCGACGTCCCCATCCGGCGGGACGCGCGCTTGCGAGAGTGCAACTACGGCGAACTGAACGGCATGCCCGTTGCTCGCCTGGCCGCGGAACGGTCGCGACGTATCGACATTCCCTTTCCGGGGGGCCAAAGCTATCGCCAGGTCGTTGCCTCGACAAGCGATTTCTTGCGTGACCTGGCGGCGGGCTGGGACCAGAAGCGAGTTTTGATCATCTCGCACTCGGCAAACCGCTGGGCGCTTGAGAGTCTGCTGGGCGGGCGGTGGCTCGAAGAGCTGGTGGATGCGCCGTTTGCGTGGCGGGAGGGCTGGCGCTTCCTGTTGCCCTCGGGCTGGGCCGCCGAGCGCGGCGCCGCAACCGTTACTCGCGCCTAG
- a CDS encoding CoA transferase, whose translation MDAVADRPLGRVRVLEMPGAEGALCGRSFADLGADVIKIEPPSGDPSRRLPPFSASGGSLYWAVYAAGKRSVALDLETERGRARLLRLVRISDVLIDTDPTGRQAALHLDYPRLCEENPALVLTSISPFGRSGPYARRKGSDLVQFAMSGYLHMTGPAGGPPLKVSAPYQTWLHGSMHAFAATLLALRQRRRTGHGADVDQALRDTGAWMLTHTYQFWDLLGVNLTRQGASRDMGGVLRLPTIWPARDGHIIWLFQTGYIGGSRMRQLVAWMAEHGMAPAFLHAIEWESFDLLGAGAAQRDQLVAAFTAFFAAKTRAELFAWALPRGVMLAPMQTLRNLADDPQLSARGAWLPLAAEQSAGARLPGAPVRMSAARWERRGPAPALDEHNHAVLGDLLGEAVVAAAGDHEAAASRGSTS comes from the coding sequence ATGGACGCGGTAGCGGACCGGCCCCTGGGCCGGGTGCGAGTGTTGGAGATGCCCGGTGCGGAGGGGGCGCTGTGCGGCCGCAGCTTCGCGGATCTCGGCGCCGACGTGATTAAGATCGAACCGCCCTCGGGCGATCCCTCGCGGCGGCTGCCGCCCTTCTCCGCCTCGGGCGGCAGCCTGTACTGGGCCGTCTATGCGGCCGGCAAGCGCAGCGTTGCGCTGGATCTCGAGACGGAGCGGGGCCGCGCCCGGCTGCTGCGGCTGGTCCGCATCAGCGATGTGCTGATCGACACGGATCCCACCGGACGCCAGGCGGCGCTGCACCTCGACTATCCGCGCCTGTGCGAAGAGAATCCGGCGCTGGTGCTGACCTCGATCTCGCCCTTCGGCCGGAGCGGCCCGTATGCGCGGCGCAAGGGCTCCGATCTCGTGCAGTTCGCGATGAGCGGCTATCTGCACATGACCGGCCCCGCCGGCGGCCCGCCGCTGAAGGTCTCGGCGCCGTACCAGACCTGGCTGCACGGCAGCATGCACGCCTTTGCCGCCACGCTGCTGGCGCTGCGTCAGCGACGGCGCACCGGCCACGGCGCCGACGTCGACCAGGCGCTGCGCGATACCGGCGCCTGGATGCTGACGCACACCTACCAGTTTTGGGACCTGCTCGGCGTGAATCTGACGCGGCAGGGCGCGAGCCGCGACATGGGCGGCGTGCTGCGCCTGCCCACGATCTGGCCCGCGCGCGACGGCCACATCATCTGGCTTTTCCAGACCGGGTACATCGGCGGCAGCCGCATGCGCCAGCTCGTTGCCTGGATGGCCGAGCACGGCATGGCGCCGGCATTTCTGCATGCGATCGAGTGGGAGAGCTTCGACCTGCTGGGCGCGGGCGCCGCCCAGCGCGATCAGCTCGTCGCCGCGTTCACCGCGTTCTTCGCGGCGAAGACGCGGGCGGAGCTGTTCGCGTGGGCGCTGCCGCGCGGTGTGATGCTGGCGCCGATGCAGACGCTGCGCAACCTGGCCGACGATCCGCAACTGTCGGCGCGCGGCGCCTGGCTGCCGCTGGCCGCGGAGCAGAGCGCTGGCGCGCGCCTGCCGGGCGCGCCCGTGCGCATGAGCGCCGCCCGCTGGGAACGGCGCGGACCGGCTCCCGCGCTGGACGAGCATAACCACGCCGTGCTGGGCGACCTGCTCGGCGAGGCTGTCGTCGCGGCCGCCGGCGACCATGAAGCCGCGGCGAGCCGGGGCAGCACGTCGTAG
- a CDS encoding M23 family metallopeptidase has protein sequence MRVDWRGEISPECGVVLPSLDPRATISRRGFLFGLGSLGVIAGSALAGRRALTARGGGTAVLVQPEQAAPFTFLSTDTIAQAGAFSLHLHSYYADSAVATFNGWQFPLVADGAYLVAIIGAGQPVDSEIEIDPGSYNVHVDASSSGLGSYSYDLPVTVTPTAFPVDQIVLPPGLNSLLDPGVVAQELAALRATYLPASTPPLWHGLLVQPIQGEITTQFGQARSYNGGPVSGHHSGVDIAAPAGTPVPVAAPGQVAFAGPLAERGNFVAVAHGLGMYTGYAHLSAIRVSLGDALSTGDNIGLVGTTGLSTGPHLHWECAVGGIHVDALRWTREVLP, from the coding sequence GTGCGTGTAGACTGGCGAGGCGAGATCTCTCCCGAGTGCGGCGTTGTGCTTCCATCGCTCGATCCCCGCGCCACGATCAGCCGGCGCGGCTTCCTCTTCGGCCTGGGTTCGTTGGGCGTGATCGCCGGCTCGGCCCTCGCGGGGCGGCGTGCGCTAACCGCGCGCGGTGGTGGCACGGCCGTGCTGGTGCAGCCCGAGCAGGCCGCGCCGTTCACCTTTCTTTCGACGGACACGATCGCCCAGGCCGGCGCCTTCTCGCTGCACCTGCATTCCTACTACGCCGACAGCGCCGTCGCCACCTTCAACGGCTGGCAGTTTCCGCTCGTGGCCGACGGCGCCTACCTGGTGGCGATCATCGGCGCGGGCCAGCCGGTCGACTCCGAAATCGAGATCGATCCGGGCAGCTACAACGTGCACGTCGACGCCTCGTCGTCCGGCCTCGGATCCTACAGCTACGATCTGCCCGTCACCGTCACGCCCACGGCCTTTCCCGTGGATCAGATCGTGCTGCCGCCGGGACTGAACAGCCTGCTCGATCCCGGTGTGGTGGCGCAGGAGCTCGCCGCGCTGCGTGCGACGTATCTGCCGGCGAGCACGCCGCCGCTCTGGCACGGGTTATTGGTGCAGCCGATCCAGGGCGAGATCACGACGCAGTTCGGCCAGGCGCGCTCCTACAACGGTGGCCCGGTCAGCGGTCACCACTCGGGCGTGGACATCGCCGCGCCCGCCGGCACGCCGGTGCCGGTCGCGGCGCCGGGCCAGGTGGCCTTCGCCGGGCCGCTCGCCGAGCGGGGCAACTTCGTGGCCGTGGCCCATGGCCTGGGCATGTACACCGGCTACGCCCACCTCTCCGCAATCAGGGTCAGTTTGGGCGACGCGCTGAGCACCGGCGATAACATCGGCCTCGTCGGCACCACGGGCCTCTCCACCGGCCCGCATCTCCACTGGGAGTGCGCCGTCGGCGGCATCCACGTCGATGCCCTGCGCTGGACGCGCGAAGTGCTTCCCTGA
- a CDS encoding MoxR family ATPase — translation MEDPRSIAEGIISNVEKVIVGKTDELRLTLTALLCQGHVLIEDVPGVGKTMLARSIARSTGCVFKRIQFTPDLLPTDVTGVSIYSNKTDDFEFRAGPIMAQIVLADEINRATPKTQSALLEAMEERQVTVDGVSRKVPSPFMVLATQNPIEYEGTFPLPEAQLDRFMLRVHLGYPSKTDEIVIMDRQQMVHPVEELPQVTDASEVLRLQTAVKAIYVDPLIKQYIVEIVEATRKHEAAYLGASPRGSLALYRTTQAFALLTGRDFVIPDDVKALAYATLGHRIIVSPSARVKNISAASVVSDCLSRVPVPGARARGGAFSAS, via the coding sequence GTGGAAGACCCGCGCTCGATCGCTGAAGGCATCATCAGCAACGTCGAAAAGGTGATCGTCGGCAAGACGGATGAGTTGCGCCTCACGCTCACGGCGCTGCTCTGCCAGGGGCACGTACTGATCGAAGACGTGCCGGGCGTGGGCAAGACGATGCTGGCGCGCAGCATCGCCCGCTCCACCGGCTGCGTGTTCAAGCGCATCCAGTTCACGCCCGATCTGCTGCCGACGGACGTTACCGGCGTTTCGATCTACAGCAACAAGACGGACGACTTCGAGTTTCGCGCCGGGCCGATCATGGCGCAGATCGTGCTCGCCGACGAGATCAACCGCGCCACGCCGAAGACCCAGTCCGCCCTGCTTGAGGCGATGGAAGAGCGCCAGGTGACGGTGGACGGCGTCAGCCGCAAGGTGCCGTCGCCGTTCATGGTGCTGGCGACGCAGAACCCGATCGAGTACGAGGGTACCTTCCCCCTGCCCGAGGCGCAGCTCGACCGCTTCATGCTGCGCGTGCATCTCGGCTACCCGAGCAAGACCGACGAAATCGTGATCATGGACCGGCAGCAGATGGTCCATCCCGTAGAAGAGCTACCGCAGGTGACGGACGCCAGCGAGGTGCTGCGCCTGCAAACCGCCGTGAAGGCTATCTACGTCGATCCGCTCATCAAGCAGTACATCGTCGAGATCGTCGAGGCCACACGTAAGCATGAGGCCGCCTACCTGGGCGCCTCGCCGCGCGGCTCGCTGGCGCTGTACCGGACCACACAGGCATTCGCACTGCTGACCGGGCGGGACTTCGTGATCCCGGACGACGTGAAGGCACTGGCTTACGCGACGCTCGGCCATCGCATCATCGTCAGCCCTTCGGCGCGCGTGAAGAACATCAGCGCCGCCAGCGTGGTCAGTGACTGCCTCAGCCGCGTGCCGGTTCCCGGCGCCAGGGCGCGCGGCGGCGCCTTCTCCGCCAGCTAG
- a CDS encoding DUF58 domain-containing protein produces the protein MPAVPRVHSMHGFRRFHVQRSVPIIALLLIICIGFALATGFWLLFRLAYVLLAAVPLCYLWARFNLSQLDVSVERLIDRAQVGQSTDERITVRNKGLFPKVWLEVDDPTTLPGHRAGRVITLGGRQRRSWRTQAQLTRRGVFTVGPLTLTSGDPFGLFRVSRQYGRQSSIIVYPPYYDLPHFTVPPANLPGEGRFRKRTHYVTPNASGVREYVPGDSFNRIHWRSTARAGKLMVKVFELDPASDIWIVLDMQGRVQAGSGDESTEEYGVKVAASVARHFLSQNRNVGLMLYGERLEIVEVERGGQQLTHILEALAVARAVGDVPVGDLLNVEGKRFGRHTTLVVITPSVDEAWVLSLLQLTGRGVKVAVALLEASTFGANTNPLLVVGALAAADVWTYLVKRGDNLSSSLAPSGDETVQTPRLS, from the coding sequence GTGCCCGCCGTTCCGCGGGTGCACAGCATGCACGGCTTTCGCCGCTTCCACGTTCAGCGCTCGGTGCCGATCATCGCGCTGCTGCTCATAATCTGCATCGGCTTCGCGCTGGCAACGGGTTTTTGGCTGCTGTTCCGCCTTGCCTACGTGCTGCTCGCCGCCGTGCCGCTCTGCTATCTGTGGGCACGCTTCAATCTCAGCCAGCTTGACGTCTCGGTAGAGCGGTTGATCGACCGCGCTCAGGTCGGCCAGAGCACCGACGAGCGCATCACTGTGCGCAACAAGGGGCTGTTCCCCAAGGTCTGGCTCGAAGTGGATGATCCCACCACGCTGCCCGGCCATCGTGCCGGCCGCGTGATCACGCTGGGCGGAAGGCAGCGCCGCTCCTGGCGCACGCAGGCGCAGCTCACGCGCCGCGGCGTGTTCACGGTCGGCCCGCTGACGCTCACCAGCGGCGACCCGTTCGGCCTCTTCCGCGTCAGCCGCCAGTACGGCCGGCAGTCGTCGATCATCGTTTATCCGCCCTACTACGACCTGCCGCACTTCACCGTGCCGCCCGCGAACCTGCCCGGCGAGGGCCGCTTCCGCAAGCGCACCCACTACGTCACACCAAACGCTTCGGGCGTGCGCGAGTACGTGCCCGGCGACAGCTTCAACCGCATCCACTGGCGCAGCACCGCGCGCGCCGGCAAGCTCATGGTCAAGGTCTTCGAGCTGGACCCGGCCAGCGATATCTGGATCGTGCTCGACATGCAGGGCCGCGTGCAGGCCGGCAGCGGCGACGAGAGCACCGAGGAGTACGGCGTCAAGGTCGCGGCCTCGGTGGCGCGGCATTTCCTTAGCCAGAACCGCAACGTGGGCCTGATGCTCTACGGCGAGCGGCTGGAGATCGTGGAGGTCGAGCGCGGCGGCCAGCAGCTCACCCACATACTCGAGGCGCTCGCCGTGGCACGCGCGGTCGGCGATGTGCCGGTCGGCGATCTGCTGAACGTCGAGGGCAAGCGTTTCGGCCGGCACACGACACTTGTGGTGATCACGCCGTCTGTTGACGAGGCCTGGGTACTGAGTCTTTTGCAGCTCACCGGCCGCGGCGTCAAGGTCGCGGTCGCGCTGCTGGAGGCGAGCACCTTCGGCGCCAACACCAATCCGCTGCTGGTCGTCGGCGCCCTGGCGGCGGCGGATGTCTGGACCTATCTCGTGAAACGAGGGGACAATCTCTCGTCCTCGCTTGCGCCGAGCGGCGACGAGACGGTGCAGACGCCGAGGCTTTCATGA